One part of the Capsicum annuum cultivar UCD-10X-F1 unplaced genomic scaffold, UCD10Xv1.1 ctg63845, whole genome shotgun sequence genome encodes these proteins:
- the LOC124893689 gene encoding uncharacterized protein LOC124893689 translates to MVPEKTLRTPKVKASPKSSSHLQSRPLSNKEDKKEVVKPADSALGKYTYSSKKLLHIAEAETVGKNQKKTLRKGKTGVSNDNNSSAMKLKFRRGKIVDLQQETSSPRRLTFRWGRHVGESQDSNIRKKIFKKKRVDGDKSNTMPISGKIVLRYPNVQGLLNNVIKETASKLVETGKSKVKDFVGAFETVISLHNKPSAVTVS, encoded by the coding sequence ATGGTTCCTGAGAAAACTTTACGTACTCCCAAAGTGAAAGCATCACCAAAGTCTTCATCCCATTTACAATCACGTCCGTTGTctaataaagaagataaaaaggaaGTTGTTAAGCCTGCAGACAGTGCATTGGGTAAATACACCTATAGTAGCAAAAAGTTGTTGCACATAGCAGAAGCAGAAACTGTTGGGAAAAATCAGAAAAAGACATTGAGAAAAGGTAAGACAGGTGTTTCTAATGATAATAATTCTTCGGCAATGAAACTGAAGTTCAGGAGGGGCAAGATAGTTGATCTCCAGCAAGAAACCAGCAGCCCTAGGAGGCTGACATTTAGATGGGGACGACATGTGGGTGAAAGCCAGGACAGCAATATAAGAAAGaaaatctttaaaaagaaaagagttgatggTGACAAAAGTAATACCATGCCTATCTCTGGAAAAATTGTTTTGAGGTATCCGAATGTACAGGGTTTGTTGAATAATGTGATTAAAGAGACGGCGAGTAAGCTTGTTGAAACCGGGAAGAGCAAGGTTAAAGATTTCGTGGGAGCTTTTGAGACGGTGATTTCCCTCCACAATAAACCTTCTGCTGTCACAGTTTCTTGA